TGCGGGCCATGGCCCGGCTGCTGGAGCAGGCCATGGCGGACGGAGCCCTGGGCCTGTCGACGGGCCTGGAGTACGTGCCCGGGCGGTACGCCACCACCGCCGAGATCGTGGCCCTGGCTCGGGTCATCGCACCGTACGGCGGCATCTACTCGACCCACATGCGCAGCGAGGGCGATGCCGTCGCCCAGGCGCTGGCCGAGGCTCTGGCGGTAGGGCGTGAGGCCGGTGTGGCGGTTGACATCTCCCACTTCAAGGTAGTCTACCAGCGGAACTGGGATGTGCAGCCGCAGCTGATCGAGCAGATCCTGGCGGCACGGGCGGAGGGCCTGACCGTGGTGGCCGACGTGTACCCCTACCGGTCGCCGGACTACGCCAGCGCCCTGCCCCTGGCCCAGACATGGAACCGCTACCCCCCAGGGGACCTGGTCATCCGGCATAGCCGCCTGCCGGAGGTGGAGGGGATGACCCTGGCCGAGCTGGCCGCGGCCCGGGGTACCTCCCCCGCCGACGCGGCGCGGTGGCTTCTCGACCGCGACCCGGGCGCCGTGGCCACGGCCCTGGTCGTGGGCGAGGACAACCTGCGCCAGCTGCTGCGGCAGTCCTTCACCATCGTTTCCAGCGACGGTGGGGCCCGCTCCCCGTCCGCCGCCCGCAGGGACCCCCGTCTCCACCCGCGGGTGTACGGCGCCTACCCGCGGGTGCTGGCCCGTTACGTTCGGGAGACCGGGGTGCTGGGGCTGGAAGAGGCGATCCACAAGATGACGGGCCAGCCCGCCGCCTTCTTCGGCCTGCGGAACCGGGGCCTGATCCGGGTGGGCATGTACGCGGACCTGGTGGTCTTCGACCCGGCCACCGTGGCGGACCGGGCCACGTGGCAGGAGCCGGCGGTGCCGCCGGAGGGCATCGACCTGGTGGTGGTCAACGGCCGGATTGCGGTGGAAGATGGCCACCGGGTTCCCGGCGTCCTGGCGGGCCGGGTGCTGCGCGGCGGGCGGGATGCCCTGATGGCCCCGGCGGCAGGCGCTGGCCGGGACTGAGGGCGGGGGGATCAGCCCTGACGCGGCCCCGGGCCGGCTCCCTCAGCGCCCGCCCGGGGCCGCCTCTTCCTCCAGCCAGCGCAGATAGTCGGGGTTCCCGTCCCGCACCTCGAAGACCAGGATGGCAGGCACCGTATAGCTGTGCCAGCCGCGCACGGCCCGGATCAGCTCGGCCACGCGGTCGCGCCGGGTCTTCAGGACGACCACCGCTTCGTGGTCTTCCACCAGCTCCCCCTGCCACCAGTAGAAGGAGTCGATGTGCGGGTAGACGTTGGCACAGGCGGCCAGGCGCTGTTCCACCGCCTGGCGCCCGATTCGCCGGGCCTCGCCGGCGTTGGCGGCGGTCACGTAGACCAGGACCGCCTGGGCCCCGCCCGCCTGGGGGCGGCCCGCTGCCGGTTCGACCCCGGGACCTTCCCCTGCGGGCGCTTCCGCTCCAGGCACCCGCGTGGCCGCGGGCTGCTGGGGGCTGACATCCCGTGCCATGGCGATCCCTCCAGGGCACGTCCCGGCCGGTGCCCGTGCGGGCCCGCCAAGGACACCGCCCGTGCGGGCCCTCGGGCTCAGGACGGGCTCAAGTGGCCGGCAGGCTGCGACGGCGGCGCCGGCGTCCCTCCTCCTGGCGCTGGGGAAGGCCGATGGCGAAGTCCTGCTTGTAGATGTCCAGCACCAGGGAGGTCTGGGTGTTGGTGATGCCCTCGATCTGCGACAGTTCCTCCAGCAGGAAGGACGCCATCTCCCGGTTGTCCGAGAAGAAGGCGTACACGATGATGTCATAGATGCCCGTGGTCATGGCCACATAATGGACCCGGGGCAGGCGGGTGAGCTTTTCCACGATCTCGCGGATCCGGCTCTGGTCCACGTTGAGGCCGATGATGGCCGGCGCGTTGAACCCCACCTCGAAGGGATCCGTCACCGCTGCGATCTTGATGATGCCCTCTTCCAGCAGCCGGTAGAACTTGCGCCGGATGGTCCCTTCGGTCACCCCGATCTGCTCGGCCATGTCCACGAAGGACATGCGCCCGTCCTTTTGCAGGAGCTTGATGATCTCCCGCTCCGTCTTGTCCAGCACCACCATGGTCTGCGCCTCCGTCGACCCGCGCCCGCCGGGAGGGCCGGGGCGGCCCAGGCCAGGGCCGCCCCGGCCCCGCACCCGTCACCGGAACACGGCGGCCAGGGATTCTTCCAGCACGTCGCACGCCTCGTCGATCTGTTCGGGGGTGATGACCAGCGGCGCCAGCACCCGGATCACGTTCCCGTACAGGCCTGCCCGCGCTGTGATCACGCCCCGCTTGAGCGCCTCGGCGATGATGCGGCCCACCGCCTCGCTGGCGGGTTCTTTGGTCGCCCGGTCGGTGACCAGCTCCATGGCCACCATGGCACCCAGACCCCGGACCTCCCCGATCTGGTCGAACCGGCTCTGCATCGCCTCGAACCGCTGCCGGAAGCGGCGGCCCACCTCCTCCGCCCGGGCCAGCAGGTTCTGCTGCTCGAACACGTCGAGCACCGCCAGGGCGGCCGCACAGGCCACAGGATTGCCCACATAGGTCCCGCCGATGGCCGTGTCGCGGGCCGCGTCCATGATCTCCGCCCGGCCGACGACCCCCGACAGCACCATGCCGCCGGCAATGGACTTGGCCACCGTCATCAGGTCCGGCTCGATGCCGAAGTGCTCGGTGGCGAACATCCGGGCGGTGCGACCGAAGCCGGTCTGGACCTCGTCGCAGATCAGGACGATGCCGTGCCGCGTGCACAGTTCCCGCACCTTCTGCAGGAAGTTGGCCGGCGGTACGACGAAGCCGCCCTCGCCCTGCACCGGCTCGATGACGATGGCGGCCACGTCTTCAGGCGCCACCGTCACCTCCAGCAGCCGCTCCAGCTGCCGGTACGCCCACAGGCCCACCTCGTCGGCCGACAGGCCCTGGGGCCCGCGGTACGGGTAGGGATAGGGTGCCCGGTAGACCTCGGGGACGAAGGGGCCCAGGCCCGCCTTGTAAGGCTTGACCTTGTGCGTGAGGGTGAGGGCCATCCAGGTACGGCCGTGAAAGGCGCCTTCAAAGGCGATCACGGCCCGGCGCCCGGTGTAGTGCTTGGCGATCTTGACGGCGTTCTCCACGGCCTCGGCGCCCGAGTTGAAGAACGCAGCCTTGACGGGGCCGGGGATGGGTACCAGGTCCGCCAGCCGCTGGGCCAGGCGCACATAGGGCTCGTAGGGCACCACGGTGAAGTCGGTGTGGGTGTAGAGCTGCGCCTGGCGGCAGATGGCCTCCACCACCGCCGGCTGGGAGTAGCCCACGTTCATCACGCCGAAGCCGCCCGCCAGGTCGATGTAGGTGTTCCCGTCCACATCGGTGATCAGGGCGCCCTCCGCCCGCTCGATGAACACCGGGGCCAGCACCGACTTGGCGTTGGCCACGTACCGCTGCTTCAGCGCCAGGAGCTCCCGCGAGCGCGGGCCGGGAATCTCCGTCCGGCGCACGATGGACCCTGCCACCCCGATCCCCTCCTTGGGCTGCTGAACCGCACATCCTTACTTTGACCCCTGCTGCGATGCCAGGGCGCCCGGGCAATGCGATGCCCGGCCGCGGCACCGGCCCCTGGGCCGTTTTTCCTGCCGGTTCTCGCATGAAGAAAGCGCCACCGCCGCGATGGCGCAAGTAAACCTTTATAGTATTCATGCTTTTCCCGCAAGCCCTTGGCGGCGGACCGCATCGCTGGCGCGTCCCGTTTCTCTCTACACCTAGTAAAAGGAAATTAGCCTATCGACTGGAAGTATCCCGGGAGGCACCCATTCGGGTGAGGAGGTCTGCCCTTGCGACCGGTCCATGCCGTCAACCCTTTCAGTGCGCCCGAGCGCACCTGCTCCCCGTCACCTGGCCCGGCACCCATGCCGCCACCGGTTTCGCCGGCAGTCGACGGCCGGCCGCGCGCTTCGCGGCCATGGCCGGACAAGGCGACACCGGCAGCCCAGGGGATGGGGCCTGCGCCCGTCCCCGCGGCCCCTGCCGCAGGGTTTCCCCACGGTCTGGGCATTTCGCCTCAGGACTGGCGGTGGGCCATGGCCCAGGCCCAGATCCGGCGCTGGCGGCCCGGCGAGCTGGTATTCGCGGGTGGCACCGCAGCCCAGGGTATCTTTTGGCTCGCCCGGGGAGCACTACGCCTGGCCACCGATGACGGCGGCGAAGCGCGCCTGGTGGCCGTGGTGACCGCCCCCGCCCTGGCCGGGGATCCCGCCCCCCTCTTCGGCCGCCCGGCCGCCCTGCTGGCCGCCACCTCCATCACCGCCTGCCACACCGCCTTCTGGCCGTACCACCGCTTCACCACCATGCTGGCCCAGCGCCCGGGTCTGGCCCTCCTTCTGGCCCAGCAGGGCATGCAGTCCTACCACCAGACCCTGGGCCGGGTCACGGGCTTGCTGTGGCCTTGCGCCCGCCTGCGCATCCTCCACGTGCTGGTCACCCTGGCCCAGGCTTTCCCCGCGCCGGGCGGCGGGGGAAGCCGGCTACCGGCAGCGCTGACCCAGCGGGCCATCGGCCTGGCGGCCAACACCAGCCGGGTCAGCGTGAACCGCGTTCTGGCCGACCTGCGGCGCCAGGGCATTGTCGGTCGCACCCGGCCGCTCCACGTCCGGGACACCGCCCGGCTCGAAGCCCTTTTGCAGGCAGAAGTCCTGGCGGCCGGCGAGGAAGCCGCCGGGTGCTGATCCGGGGGTGATCCGGGGACCGTGACACCGGCACCGCTGCGGGGTGCCGTGGCACCGGCACGGCCGCGCGCACCCGGTTCCACCCGCGGGCATGGGCCAGCCCGGGGCGGGCGCTCCCCGCATCCGCCCCGGGCCGGTTCCCTCCGTGTGGCGGACCCCGTTCACGGGCTCCGGCCGGTTCCAGGCCCACCTGCGGGAGCCGGCAGCCGGTCCTCAGCCTGCCGTGCCCCGGGGAACTGCCGGTGACGCGGCGCCCCTGGTTGAGCCGCCACCGGCCCCTCCTGCCGGATCCCGGCCAGGGTGGGGAACGGGCCTGACGTGGCCCGCCGGCCGGCCGTACCGGTCCTGCCCCGCGCCCTGGCCGGCGCGAAAGGCGCCGGGTTCGTCGGAGCCCGTTCGCGGTCCTGCATTGTGATCACGGGAACGGGCTCGGGCGGCTTTCTCCCCCCTGCGGAGGCCGGCAGGGCGCGGTACCGCTCCGTGCAGGGCACCAGGCACAGGTGCCCGGCGGCGGGCGGGCGGGTGCCGCCGCGCCTGCCGGGGCGGCAAGGTCCAGCGGGAGGGGTGTTCGGCGGCCAGCAGGGTCAGGTCACGCAAGATATCGGTGAGGTGGACGGGCGACACGGGAACCCGAGCCTCGGCCAAGCGGCCGAAACTCTGGCGGGCCGCCTGTTCGTCGTTGCGCCCGGGCAGCCGCTGAACGGCAAAGTCCTCGCCGGTTAGGCGACCCTCGTCCCAGGTCTCCACCCGGCTCTTGATGTAGAAAAAGACGGCCCCATGGGGCGTCCGCTCGCGGCAAAGGATGTACCAGTACCGGCGCTCCACGCCACCTGCGGCCAGGGACCGGCTGGCTCTTGCCAGCTCGGTGTAGGCGGCCACCTTCCCCCACCGGCCGTGCTGTGGCTGGTCCATCGGCTCCATCCCCCATC
This is a stretch of genomic DNA from Thermaerobacter sp. PB12/4term. It encodes these proteins:
- a CDS encoding amidohydrolase family protein, whose product is MQGRRLLAVALTAAVALALLGGTAYWVRTAAGQGTGRGPQGLPGPHGGATGGTPAGVVKPPAAGAGTAGPAPAAGDPAAVPGASPAPGTGVPPAAGSGNPPTGGPGVPPAGGTGPSAGRDRPGDARDAGAGPVPAGPVFDLVIRGGLVVDGSGRPPYRADVGVRGDRIAAIGRLDGARARRVVDAAGRVVAPGFINAHSHTYEYVTSVPGGDADLLQGMTTVIGGVDGRSPIPLGPFLRRLERQGVGTNHALFAGHGSIRAAVMGTDRREPTGAELRAMARLLEQAMADGALGLSTGLEYVPGRYATTAEIVALARVIAPYGGIYSTHMRSEGDAVAQALAEALAVGREAGVAVDISHFKVVYQRNWDVQPQLIEQILAARAEGLTVVADVYPYRSPDYASALPLAQTWNRYPPGDLVIRHSRLPEVEGMTLAELAAARGTSPADAARWLLDRDPGAVATALVVGEDNLRQLLRQSFTIVSSDGGARSPSAARRDPRLHPRVYGAYPRVLARYVRETGVLGLEEAIHKMTGQPAAFFGLRNRGLIRVGMYADLVVFDPATVADRATWQEPAVPPEGIDLVVVNGRIAVEDGHRVPGVLAGRVLRGGRDALMAPAAGAGRD
- the cutA gene encoding divalent-cation tolerance protein CutA, producing MARDVSPQQPAATRVPGAEAPAGEGPGVEPAAGRPQAGGAQAVLVYVTAANAGEARRIGRQAVEQRLAACANVYPHIDSFYWWQGELVEDHEAVVVLKTRRDRVAELIRAVRGWHSYTVPAILVFEVRDGNPDYLRWLEEEAAPGGR
- a CDS encoding Lrp/AsnC family transcriptional regulator, which gives rise to MVVLDKTEREIIKLLQKDGRMSFVDMAEQIGVTEGTIRRKFYRLLEEGIIKIAAVTDPFEVGFNAPAIIGLNVDQSRIREIVEKLTRLPRVHYVAMTTGIYDIIVYAFFSDNREMASFLLEELSQIEGITNTQTSLVLDIYKQDFAIGLPQRQEEGRRRRRRSLPAT
- the gabT gene encoding 4-aminobutyrate--2-oxoglutarate transaminase produces the protein MAGSIVRRTEIPGPRSRELLALKQRYVANAKSVLAPVFIERAEGALITDVDGNTYIDLAGGFGVMNVGYSQPAVVEAICRQAQLYTHTDFTVVPYEPYVRLAQRLADLVPIPGPVKAAFFNSGAEAVENAVKIAKHYTGRRAVIAFEGAFHGRTWMALTLTHKVKPYKAGLGPFVPEVYRAPYPYPYRGPQGLSADEVGLWAYRQLERLLEVTVAPEDVAAIVIEPVQGEGGFVVPPANFLQKVRELCTRHGIVLICDEVQTGFGRTARMFATEHFGIEPDLMTVAKSIAGGMVLSGVVGRAEIMDAARDTAIGGTYVGNPVACAAALAVLDVFEQQNLLARAEEVGRRFRQRFEAMQSRFDQIGEVRGLGAMVAMELVTDRATKEPASEAVGRIIAEALKRGVITARAGLYGNVIRVLAPLVITPEQIDEACDVLEESLAAVFR
- a CDS encoding Crp/Fnr family transcriptional regulator, with amino-acid sequence MAQAQIRRWRPGELVFAGGTAAQGIFWLARGALRLATDDGGEARLVAVVTAPALAGDPAPLFGRPAALLAATSITACHTAFWPYHRFTTMLAQRPGLALLLAQQGMQSYHQTLGRVTGLLWPCARLRILHVLVTLAQAFPAPGGGGSRLPAALTQRAIGLAANTSRVSVNRVLADLRRQGIVGRTRPLHVRDTARLEALLQAEVLAAGEEAAGC